A genomic segment from Tessaracoccus defluvii encodes:
- a CDS encoding glutamate--tRNA ligase family protein encodes MTFTDRYAPSPTSDLHLGNLRTALAGWLLTRAAGGTWRMRIEDLDRDRVRAAEGVEGRQLRDLESLGLTWDGPLVRQSERLDLYRDAVASLPTYECFCTRREIAEAASAPHDDGYRPYAGTCRGLTGAERDARRAERPAAIRLDARAATQTIQDEFAGQVTSVVDDVVLVRGDGQFAYNLAVVVDDIAMGVDHITRGDDLLSSAPRQARLTTLLGGTPARYAHIGLVTNATGRGSPSGTVPSPSPIWACLLPRRSPCCAPPWGWGRATQRKKRWPPCLATSASTPGRCTPTAVLLSPEHRGCR; translated from the coding sequence ATGACGTTCACCGACCGGTACGCGCCGAGCCCCACCTCCGACCTGCATCTCGGCAACCTCCGCACCGCGCTGGCGGGCTGGCTGCTGACCCGCGCTGCGGGCGGCACGTGGCGCATGCGGATCGAGGATCTCGACCGCGACCGGGTCCGCGCTGCGGAGGGCGTCGAGGGCCGGCAGCTGCGCGACCTCGAATCCCTCGGACTCACCTGGGACGGCCCCTTGGTGCGGCAGTCGGAGCGGCTCGACCTCTACCGCGACGCCGTCGCCTCGCTGCCGACCTACGAGTGCTTCTGCACGCGCCGCGAGATCGCGGAGGCGGCCTCGGCGCCGCACGACGACGGGTACCGGCCCTACGCGGGCACCTGCCGCGGGCTGACCGGTGCCGAGCGCGACGCCAGGCGGGCGGAACGACCGGCCGCCATCCGCCTCGATGCCCGCGCCGCGACGCAGACCATCCAGGACGAGTTCGCCGGACAGGTCACGTCGGTGGTCGACGACGTCGTGCTCGTCCGCGGCGACGGGCAGTTCGCCTACAACCTGGCCGTCGTCGTCGACGACATCGCGATGGGCGTGGACCACATCACCCGCGGCGACGACCTGCTGAGTTCCGCGCCCCGGCAGGCCCGGCTGACGACGCTGCTGGGCGGCACCCCGGCCCGCTACGCGCACATCGGTCTGGTCACCAACGCCACGGGGCGAGGCTCGCCAAGCGGGACGGTGCCGTCACCCTCGCCGATCTGGGCCTGCCTCCTGCCGAGGCGCTCGCCCTGCTGTGCGCCTCCCTGGGGCTGGGGCCGTGCCACACAACGGAAGAAGCGCTGGCCGCCATGCCTGGCGACCAGCGCTTCCACGCCGGGGCGGTGTACGCCGACGGCGGTCTTACTCAGCCCTGAACATCGAGGATGTCGATGA
- a CDS encoding FKBP-type peptidyl-prolyl cis-trans isomerase yields the protein MHTARNLRRLLLGATATALVALTACGSGSADPSGSPSAEPSTSASASPSASPTPTTTITPSADLSDVSVSDADVPVVKVPAPWGIATTQTEVLRESTGSQVLAEDSTVTVNYVGYNGTDGSVFDSSFERGEPSVFSLKSVVTGFGKGLTGQKVGSRVLIGMPSEDGYPQGSADGKIKPGDSLLFVVDIIAANFTEASGEAVEPVAGLPTVTMTDGKPELAIPAGATAPADLVVAPLIKGAGTAITAASTIEVKYRSWVFGDGQLFEDAWAAQAGSLAGLIDGWQEGLVGQTAGSRVMLVVPPAMAYPDGQPKSNPPLEAGQTLVYVIDILDVQG from the coding sequence ATGCACACCGCCAGAAACCTCCGTCGCCTCCTCCTGGGTGCCACGGCCACCGCGCTCGTCGCGCTCACGGCCTGCGGCTCCGGTTCCGCCGACCCGAGCGGATCCCCCAGCGCGGAGCCGAGCACCTCGGCGAGCGCGAGTCCCTCGGCCTCGCCGACGCCGACCACGACGATCACCCCCTCCGCGGACCTCAGCGACGTGTCGGTGTCCGACGCGGACGTGCCCGTGGTGAAGGTCCCCGCGCCGTGGGGCATCGCCACGACCCAGACGGAGGTGCTGCGGGAGTCCACCGGCAGCCAGGTGCTCGCCGAGGACTCCACGGTGACGGTCAACTACGTCGGCTACAACGGCACCGACGGCTCCGTCTTCGACAGCTCCTTCGAGCGGGGCGAGCCTTCCGTCTTCTCCCTGAAGAGCGTCGTCACGGGCTTCGGCAAGGGCCTGACCGGGCAGAAGGTCGGCTCCCGCGTCCTGATCGGCATGCCGAGCGAGGACGGCTACCCGCAGGGCAGCGCCGACGGCAAGATCAAGCCGGGCGACTCGCTGCTCTTCGTGGTCGACATCATCGCCGCCAACTTCACTGAGGCCAGCGGGGAGGCGGTCGAACCCGTCGCGGGCCTGCCCACCGTCACGATGACCGACGGCAAGCCGGAGCTGGCGATTCCCGCCGGTGCGACGGCCCCCGCCGACCTCGTCGTCGCGCCCCTCATCAAGGGTGCGGGCACCGCGATCACCGCGGCTTCCACCATCGAGGTCAAGTACCGCTCGTGGGTCTTCGGCGACGGGCAGCTGTTCGAGGACGCCTGGGCCGCGCAGGCCGGTTCCCTCGCGGGTCTGATCGACGGCTGGCAGGAGGGGCTGGTCGGCCAGACCGCCGGCTCCCGCGTCATGCTGGTGGTTCCGCCCGCGATGGCGTACCCGGATGGCCAGCCGAAGTCGAACCCGCCGCTCGAGGCCGGACAGACGCTCGTCTACGTCATCGACATCCTCGATGTTCAGGGCTGA
- a CDS encoding pseudouridine synthase: MSDETEGVRLQKVLAAAGVASRRASEIMIDEGRVEVNGKIVTEQGRRVNPDRDQIRVDGSRIPPPRRHMYLVLNKPRGVISTMDDPEGRTTLADYLPRTKERLFHVGRLDTETEGLIILTNDGEFAHRLAHPSYEVRKSYHVQVAGVMDNRTLKRLEKGVTLDDGPVKPDKVKLISRGQDRTLLQVSLHEGRNRIVRRMMDAVGHPVDRLARTAIGPVRLGNLPVGETRELSRDELGALLDMIRM; encoded by the coding sequence ATGAGTGACGAAACAGAAGGCGTGCGCCTGCAGAAGGTGCTCGCGGCAGCCGGGGTGGCCTCACGCCGCGCCAGCGAGATCATGATCGACGAGGGCAGGGTCGAGGTGAACGGCAAGATCGTCACGGAGCAGGGCCGACGGGTCAACCCCGACCGCGACCAGATCCGGGTCGACGGCTCGCGCATCCCGCCCCCGCGCCGACACATGTATCTCGTGCTGAACAAGCCCCGCGGCGTGATCTCCACGATGGACGATCCCGAGGGTCGCACCACTCTCGCCGACTATCTGCCGCGGACCAAGGAACGTCTCTTCCACGTCGGACGCCTCGACACCGAGACCGAGGGCCTCATCATCCTCACCAACGACGGCGAGTTCGCCCACCGCCTGGCCCACCCCAGCTACGAGGTCCGCAAGTCGTACCACGTGCAGGTCGCGGGCGTCATGGACAACCGCACCCTGAAGCGGCTGGAGAAGGGCGTGACCCTCGACGACGGGCCGGTGAAGCCTGACAAGGTCAAACTCATCTCCCGCGGCCAGGACCGCACCCTGCTGCAGGTCTCACTCCACGAGGGGCGCAACCGCATCGTGCGGCGCATGATGGACGCCGTCGGCCATCCCGTCGACCGTCTGGCACGCACCGCGATCGGCCCTGTCAGGCTCGGGAACCTGCCGGTGGGGGAGACCCGGGAACTGTCCCGGGACGAGCTCGGCGCGCTGCTCGACATGATCCGGATGTGA
- the scpB gene encoding SMC-Scp complex subunit ScpB, whose product MSTTAALEAMLLMATEPVGTDELAAAVGMPTGAAEEELASIAAFYEDHERGIRLRRVAGGWRFATDPAVAEVLEAWLVSDQRSRLSQAALETLAVIAYLQPVSRGRIAGVRGVNVDGVVRTLLVRGLIREEGTDPVTGAMTFATTPLFLQKLGLDSLRELPDLAPLLPDAVALEAELGQLAAEATTSAHEGDGHE is encoded by the coding sequence ATGAGCACGACGGCCGCCCTCGAGGCGATGCTGCTGATGGCCACGGAACCGGTCGGCACCGACGAACTCGCCGCGGCGGTGGGGATGCCGACTGGCGCAGCCGAGGAGGAGCTGGCGTCCATCGCGGCGTTCTACGAGGACCACGAGCGGGGCATCCGGCTGCGACGCGTCGCCGGGGGGTGGCGCTTCGCGACGGACCCCGCCGTGGCGGAGGTTCTCGAGGCCTGGCTGGTCTCCGACCAGCGTTCCCGCCTGTCCCAGGCCGCCCTCGAGACGCTCGCGGTGATCGCCTACCTGCAGCCCGTCTCCAGGGGACGCATCGCCGGGGTCCGGGGCGTCAACGTCGACGGCGTCGTCAGGACCCTGCTCGTCCGTGGGCTCATCCGCGAGGAGGGGACCGACCCGGTGACCGGGGCCATGACCTTCGCGACGACCCCGCTGTTCCTGCAGAAACTCGGGCTCGACTCGCTGCGTGAACTGCCCGATCTGGCGCCACTGTTGCCCGACGCCGTAGCCTTGGAGGCTGAGTTGGGCCAGCTCGCCGCCGAGGCGACCACCAGCGCCCACGAAGGAGACGGACATGAGTGA
- a CDS encoding segregation and condensation protein A → MNRPRAAEPRETVAGFDVRLTNFEGPFDLLLTLIGRRELDVTEVALSQVTDEFLAYVRLGGEVWDLERTSSFLVVAATLLDLKAARLLPGGEVNDPDDVAALEARDLLFARLLQYRAFRSLAEWIGGTMTAAETLHWRPGGLEDTFRDLLPEVELGLTPDDLARLAAAAMTPRPEPVVELSHLHTNTVSLGEQVGLVADRLRRDGAASFRSLIAGCDRLTTVVRFLAILELFRVGQVALEQVAPLAELTVRWSGGDEATAEVTDDYGPHHDQQEDA, encoded by the coding sequence GTGAACCGGCCGAGGGCCGCGGAGCCGCGCGAGACGGTCGCCGGGTTCGACGTGCGTCTCACCAACTTCGAGGGGCCCTTCGACCTGCTGCTGACCCTCATCGGCCGGCGCGAACTCGACGTCACGGAGGTGGCGCTGAGCCAGGTGACCGACGAGTTCCTGGCCTACGTCCGCCTCGGCGGCGAGGTCTGGGACCTGGAACGCACCAGCTCCTTCCTCGTGGTGGCCGCCACGCTGCTCGACCTCAAGGCCGCGCGGCTGCTCCCTGGCGGAGAGGTGAACGATCCTGACGACGTGGCCGCGCTGGAGGCGCGGGACCTGCTCTTCGCCCGGCTCCTGCAGTACCGGGCGTTCCGCAGCCTCGCCGAGTGGATCGGCGGCACCATGACGGCGGCCGAGACGCTCCACTGGCGCCCGGGTGGCCTCGAGGACACGTTCCGCGATCTCCTGCCCGAGGTCGAGCTGGGGCTGACCCCCGACGACCTCGCCCGGCTCGCCGCCGCCGCCATGACGCCGCGCCCGGAACCGGTCGTGGAGCTGTCCCACCTGCACACCAACACAGTCAGCCTCGGCGAGCAGGTGGGCCTGGTGGCCGACCGCCTCCGCCGCGACGGGGCCGCCTCCTTCCGCTCCCTGATCGCCGGCTGTGACCGGCTCACCACCGTCGTCAGGTTCCTGGCCATCCTGGAACTGTTCCGTGTCGGGCAGGTGGCCCTCGAACAGGTGGCGCCGTTGGCGGAGCTCACGGTGCGCTGGAGCGGCGGCGACGAGGCGACCGCCGAGGTCACCGACGACTACGGACCCCACCACGACCAGCAGGAGGATGCATGA
- a CDS encoding ParA family protein produces MFEEPVFTVPGAPEAALVGGELGPTGRPLPDLPEPAPVAPGPKHALIVSLCNQKGGVGKTTTTINLGAALAELGRKVLLVDFDPQGSLSVGLGVNPHKLETSIYNLLLARDVTPQEVIRPTTVDGLDILPSNIDLSAAEVQLVSEVAREQTLTRVLSRLRREYDFILIDCAPSLGLLTINALTASDYVIMPLETEFFALRGIALLTDTIAKVQDRLNPDLAVLGILGTMYDGRTLHSREVLERVVQAFGDDVFHTVIRRTVKFPETTVAGEPITTYASSSPGAEAYRALAREVLQRCHAE; encoded by the coding sequence CTGTTCGAGGAGCCGGTGTTCACCGTACCCGGCGCTCCGGAGGCGGCCCTTGTGGGCGGCGAACTCGGCCCGACCGGTCGGCCGCTGCCCGACCTCCCCGAGCCCGCACCCGTGGCACCCGGACCGAAGCACGCGCTCATCGTCTCCCTGTGCAACCAGAAGGGTGGCGTCGGGAAGACGACGACCACGATCAACCTGGGGGCCGCTCTCGCCGAACTCGGTCGCAAGGTGCTGCTCGTCGACTTCGACCCGCAGGGATCGCTCTCGGTCGGTCTCGGGGTCAACCCGCACAAGCTCGAGACCTCGATCTACAACCTGCTCCTGGCCCGCGACGTCACCCCGCAGGAGGTGATCCGGCCCACCACCGTCGACGGCCTCGACATCCTGCCGAGCAACATCGACCTGTCGGCGGCCGAGGTGCAGCTCGTCAGCGAGGTGGCGCGCGAACAGACCCTGACCCGGGTGCTGAGCAGGCTCCGCCGCGAGTACGACTTCATCCTGATCGACTGCGCGCCGAGCCTCGGCCTGCTCACCATCAACGCGCTCACCGCCAGCGACTACGTGATCATGCCGCTGGAGACGGAGTTCTTCGCCCTGCGGGGCATCGCCCTGCTGACGGACACGATCGCCAAGGTGCAGGACCGGCTCAACCCGGATCTGGCCGTCCTCGGCATCCTCGGCACCATGTACGACGGCCGCACCCTGCACAGCCGCGAGGTGCTCGAGCGGGTCGTGCAGGCGTTCGGCGACGACGTCTTCCACACCGTCATCCGGCGGACCGTGAAGTTCCCCGAGACCACCGTGGCGGGCGAGCCCATCACCACGTATGCCTCCTCGTCGCCGGGCGCCGAGGCGTACCGGGCCCTCGCACGTGAGGTGCTGCAGCGGTGCCACGCGGAGTGA
- a CDS encoding GNAT family N-acetyltransferase: MDARYRHEILPLDTPDDDPRWRAYVDIFSAVFLDSRASDEGLPVFREHRRADEARLAMVTTEGPGLDGRAPVAGFNWTRSTINCGTQVPVMIINTIGVLPSHRRRGLLKSMMGTELGAAAADGVPLAVLTASEATIYGRFGFAPATQSLDVEIATGRFALRDDAPTAGGTVEFLTPSAFAPHWRRVADAFQDRRRGAVTQQHMNYLVESGEWSSADQGPSRSLRVAAHFDDAGTLDGFALFRHKGWSEPVTSEVVQLTAPSPAVELSLWRALADLDLVERLTAQLQPGNVLPHALRDPRAVKFTGLGDNVWLRVLDLPAAAAGRAFDADGAVRIGIDDPLGFCAGTWELRAVDGVGTATAGTDPAEVSLGADALAQLWLGGTTAWELAAAGRITGAPEAVARLGRLLRWDTAPANRAEF, encoded by the coding sequence ATGGACGCACGCTACCGACACGAGATCCTTCCCCTGGATACCCCTGACGACGACCCGCGCTGGCGTGCCTACGTCGATATCTTCTCCGCCGTCTTCCTCGATTCGCGCGCCTCGGACGAGGGGCTACCCGTCTTCCGAGAGCACCGCAGGGCCGACGAGGCCCGGCTGGCGATGGTGACCACGGAGGGCCCCGGCCTCGACGGTCGGGCCCCGGTGGCCGGTTTCAACTGGACCAGGAGCACGATCAACTGCGGCACGCAGGTGCCCGTGATGATCATCAACACCATCGGGGTTCTCCCGAGCCACCGCCGGCGCGGCCTGCTGAAGTCCATGATGGGCACGGAGCTGGGCGCGGCAGCGGCCGACGGTGTCCCGCTGGCTGTGCTCACGGCCAGCGAGGCCACGATCTACGGCCGCTTCGGCTTCGCGCCGGCGACGCAGTCGCTGGACGTGGAGATCGCCACCGGCCGCTTCGCCCTCCGCGACGACGCGCCAACGGCCGGCGGGACGGTTGAGTTCCTGACCCCGTCTGCCTTCGCGCCGCACTGGCGGAGGGTGGCCGACGCCTTCCAGGACCGCCGTCGCGGCGCCGTCACGCAGCAGCACATGAACTACCTCGTCGAGTCGGGCGAGTGGTCCAGCGCCGACCAGGGGCCGTCGCGGTCGCTGCGGGTGGCCGCGCACTTCGACGACGCGGGCACTCTGGACGGTTTCGCGCTGTTCCGGCACAAGGGCTGGTCCGAGCCGGTGACCTCGGAGGTGGTCCAGCTCACCGCCCCGTCCCCCGCCGTCGAGCTGTCCCTGTGGCGGGCCCTGGCCGACCTGGATCTGGTCGAACGGCTGACCGCGCAGCTGCAGCCGGGCAACGTCCTCCCCCACGCGCTGCGTGACCCACGGGCGGTCAAGTTCACCGGGCTGGGCGACAACGTGTGGCTCCGGGTGCTCGACCTGCCGGCCGCTGCCGCCGGGCGCGCCTTCGATGCCGACGGTGCGGTGCGGATCGGGATCGACGACCCGCTCGGCTTCTGCGCCGGCACCTGGGAGCTGCGCGCCGTCGACGGCGTCGGTACGGCGACGGCCGGCACCGACCCGGCCGAGGTGTCGCTCGGAGCGGACGCCCTGGCACAGCTCTGGCTGGGTGGCACCACCGCCTGGGAGTTGGCGGCGGCGGGCCGGATCACCGGCGCACCGGAGGCCGTGGCCCGTCTCGGACGGCTGCTGCGCTGGGACACCGCGCCGGCGAACCGGGCCGAGTTCTAG
- the xerD gene encoding site-specific tyrosine recombinase XerD, which yields MTSPLEAAVGDYLNHVRAERGLSANTVAAYRRDLASYVDFLAARGIDDAADVTAVEVSEFVRQFTAGRATSSVARHVASVRTFHQFALDEALTTTNPAADVSPPRLGQRLPKALTIDQVTRMLEAPDRDTPDGLRDAALLELLYGTGARVSEVCGLDVDDVTVALTDPDAGLRLLGKGNKERMVPLGSYARSAVDAYLVRARTGLARAGSGSPALLLNQRGGRLSRQSAWAAIKRAAAAAGITEEVSPHSLRHSFATHLLDGGADLRVVQELLGHSSVATTQIYTLVTIEHLREVHAAAHPRAR from the coding sequence ATGACCTCCCCGCTGGAGGCGGCGGTCGGCGACTACCTCAACCACGTCCGCGCCGAGCGTGGCCTCTCCGCCAACACCGTCGCCGCCTACCGCCGCGACCTGGCCAGCTACGTCGATTTCCTCGCGGCGCGGGGCATCGACGACGCCGCCGACGTCACGGCGGTGGAGGTGAGCGAGTTCGTGCGACAGTTCACCGCCGGTAGGGCCACGTCGTCGGTGGCACGCCACGTCGCCAGCGTGCGGACCTTCCACCAGTTCGCCCTCGACGAGGCACTCACGACGACCAATCCGGCGGCCGACGTGTCCCCGCCACGGCTGGGGCAGCGGCTGCCGAAGGCGCTGACGATCGACCAGGTGACGCGCATGCTGGAGGCGCCAGACAGGGACACCCCCGACGGGCTCCGCGATGCCGCGCTGCTGGAACTGCTGTACGGCACCGGCGCCCGGGTCTCCGAGGTGTGCGGGCTCGACGTCGACGACGTCACGGTCGCCCTGACCGACCCCGACGCCGGGCTCCGCCTGCTCGGCAAGGGGAACAAGGAACGGATGGTCCCGCTGGGCTCCTATGCCCGTTCCGCGGTCGACGCCTACCTGGTGCGGGCGCGCACCGGCCTGGCCCGGGCTGGCTCCGGGTCACCCGCGTTGCTGCTGAACCAGCGCGGGGGCAGGCTCAGCCGACAGTCGGCGTGGGCCGCCATCAAGCGGGCAGCGGCGGCGGCGGGCATCACGGAGGAGGTGTCGCCCCACTCGCTGCGGCACTCGTTCGCGACCCACCTGCTGGACGGCGGCGCCGACCTGCGCGTGGTGCAGGAGCTGCTCGGGCACTCGTCGGTTGCCACGACCCAGATCTACACGCTGGTCACCATCGAGCACCTGCGTGAGGTGCATGCCGCTGCCCACCCCCGGGCACGGTGA
- a CDS encoding NUDIX domain-containing protein produces the protein MLRDTPLRWKVRERTVLGAGGVSSFVNEAVETPDGAVIQRQFLTHPGAVAVVAWREDSDELAVLRQYRHPVGMELVEIPAGLLDHGGEDAVVAAKRELAEEVALAAERWDVLVDIVTTPGACQESLRIFLARGLSDTDRPEGFVLEGEEAHMTWDWVPRADVVAAVFAGACQSPSLVAGVLALETARLSGTIADLRPGDADWPIRRA, from the coding sequence ATGCTGCGCGACACCCCCCTCCGCTGGAAGGTGCGGGAACGCACTGTGCTCGGCGCCGGCGGCGTTTCTTCGTTCGTGAACGAGGCCGTCGAGACTCCCGACGGCGCCGTGATCCAGCGTCAGTTCCTCACGCACCCCGGCGCGGTCGCCGTCGTCGCGTGGCGGGAGGACAGCGATGAGCTGGCCGTCCTGCGCCAGTACCGGCACCCGGTCGGGATGGAACTCGTGGAGATCCCTGCGGGACTGCTCGACCATGGCGGCGAGGATGCCGTCGTCGCAGCGAAGCGGGAGCTGGCCGAGGAGGTCGCGCTGGCCGCGGAACGCTGGGACGTGCTGGTCGACATCGTCACCACACCGGGGGCCTGCCAGGAGTCGCTGCGGATCTTCCTGGCCCGCGGCCTGAGCGACACCGACCGGCCCGAGGGCTTCGTGCTGGAGGGGGAGGAGGCCCACATGACCTGGGACTGGGTGCCGCGTGCCGACGTCGTCGCCGCCGTCTTCGCCGGCGCCTGCCAGTCGCCCTCCCTGGTGGCTGGCGTCCTCGCTCTGGAAACGGCGCGCCTGTCGGGGACCATCGCTGACCTGCGCCCCGGCGACGCGGACTGGCCGATCCGGCGGGCATGA
- a CDS encoding CTP synthase, translating to MDKTKITKHLFVTGGVVSSLGKGLTASSLGTLLIARGLRVTMQKLDPYLNVDPGTMNPFQHGEVFVTEDGGETDLDIGHYERFLDVNLSRDANVTTGQVYSTVIAKERRGDYLGDTVQVIPHITGEIRDRMLAMGGDDVDIVIHEIGGTVGDIESLPFLEAARQVRHEIGRDNVFFLHVSLVPFIKPSGEMKTKPTQHSVAALRQVGIQPDAIVCRASVEVGASLKRKIALMCDVDTEAVVSCADASSIYAIPKVLHAEGLDAYVVRRLSVPFRDVNWSAWDDLLERVEYPRQSVTVGLVGKYIDLPDAYLSVSEALRAGGFAHHARVDIRWVRSDDCDTADGAARALAGVDAVCVPGGFGIRGVEGKLGALRHAREHGIPTLGLCLGLQCMVIEAARNLAGLPAAASTEFDPQTSEPVIATMAEQVDIVDGGGDLGGSMRLGSYPATLVPGSQVALAYGATEVTERHRHRYEVNNAYRDRLEAAGLRVSGTSPDGALVEFVELPAEVHPYYVATQAHPELKSRPTHPHPLFVGLITAALRRREDH from the coding sequence GTGGACAAAACGAAGATCACCAAGCATCTGTTCGTCACGGGAGGCGTCGTCTCCTCGCTGGGCAAGGGGCTCACCGCCTCGAGCCTCGGCACCCTTCTCATCGCACGCGGCCTGCGGGTCACGATGCAGAAGCTCGATCCCTACCTCAACGTGGACCCGGGCACCATGAACCCCTTCCAGCACGGCGAGGTGTTCGTGACGGAGGACGGCGGAGAGACCGACCTCGACATCGGCCACTACGAGCGGTTCCTCGACGTGAACCTCTCCCGTGACGCCAACGTCACCACCGGCCAGGTGTATTCGACGGTGATCGCCAAGGAACGACGCGGCGACTACCTCGGCGACACGGTCCAGGTGATCCCGCACATCACCGGCGAGATCCGCGACCGGATGCTCGCGATGGGTGGCGACGACGTCGACATCGTGATCCACGAGATCGGCGGCACCGTCGGCGACATCGAGTCCCTGCCCTTCCTGGAGGCCGCCCGCCAGGTGCGCCACGAGATCGGCCGCGACAACGTCTTCTTCCTGCACGTCTCGCTCGTGCCGTTCATCAAGCCGTCCGGCGAGATGAAGACGAAGCCGACCCAGCACTCGGTCGCCGCGCTGCGTCAGGTGGGCATCCAGCCCGACGCCATCGTCTGCCGGGCGAGCGTCGAGGTCGGCGCCTCCCTCAAGCGCAAGATCGCACTCATGTGCGACGTCGACACCGAGGCGGTCGTCTCCTGCGCCGACGCCTCCAGCATCTACGCGATCCCGAAGGTGCTGCACGCCGAGGGCCTCGACGCCTACGTCGTGCGCCGCCTCTCCGTCCCGTTCCGCGACGTCAACTGGAGCGCCTGGGACGACTTGCTGGAACGCGTCGAGTATCCCCGCCAGTCCGTGACGGTCGGGCTCGTCGGCAAGTACATCGACCTGCCCGACGCGTACCTGTCCGTCTCCGAGGCCCTCCGGGCCGGTGGCTTCGCGCACCATGCCCGCGTCGACATCCGCTGGGTCCGCTCCGACGACTGCGACACTGCCGACGGCGCCGCCAGGGCGCTCGCCGGTGTCGACGCCGTCTGCGTTCCAGGAGGGTTCGGCATCCGCGGCGTCGAAGGCAAGCTGGGGGCGCTGCGGCACGCCCGCGAGCACGGCATCCCCACGCTCGGCCTGTGCCTCGGCCTGCAGTGCATGGTCATCGAGGCGGCCAGGAACCTGGCGGGCCTCCCCGCGGCCGCGTCGACCGAGTTCGACCCGCAGACATCGGAGCCGGTCATCGCGACGATGGCCGAGCAGGTCGACATCGTCGACGGCGGCGGCGACCTCGGCGGCTCCATGCGGCTCGGCTCGTACCCGGCCACCCTCGTCCCCGGCTCCCAGGTCGCCCTGGCCTACGGCGCCACCGAGGTGACCGAGCGCCACCGGCACCGCTACGAGGTCAACAACGCCTACCGTGACCGACTCGAGGCGGCCGGGCTCCGCGTCTCCGGCACCTCGCCCGACGGCGCGCTGGTCGAGTTCGTCGAACTGCCTGCCGAGGTTCACCCGTACTATGTGGCCACACAGGCACACCCGGAGCTGAAGTCGCGCCCGACGCACCCGCACCCGCTGTTCGTCGGGCTCATCACGGCCGCGCTCCGCCGTCGAGAGGACCACTGA